A DNA window from Streptomyces asoensis contains the following coding sequences:
- a CDS encoding SOS response-associated peptidase: protein MCGRYAASRRPEDLAGVFEIERWEPEETLEPDYNVAPTKEVYAVLDRPLKDADDKRPVRQLRKLKWGLVPSWSKTPEGGARMINARAETVHEKPSYRRAFTTRRCVLPADGYYEWVTGVQERDLEVEGKKKRPRKQPYFVLPADGSVFAMAGLYEFWRDRTLPDDHPQAWWATCSVITTEAETSPLAVAPAEGPHALADIHPRMPLMLTPDRWDAWLDPARTDADDLRCLLAPPPPGLMRAYPVSTAVSNVRNNGPELLKELEGPEEGTLF, encoded by the coding sequence ATGTGCGGACGGTATGCAGCGAGTCGCAGGCCCGAGGATCTCGCAGGAGTCTTTGAGATCGAGCGGTGGGAGCCCGAGGAGACCCTGGAGCCCGATTACAACGTGGCGCCGACCAAGGAGGTCTACGCCGTCCTCGACCGCCCCTTGAAGGACGCCGACGACAAGCGCCCGGTTCGGCAGCTGCGGAAGCTGAAGTGGGGACTGGTCCCCTCCTGGTCGAAGACCCCCGAGGGCGGTGCGCGGATGATCAACGCGCGGGCCGAGACCGTCCACGAGAAGCCCTCGTACCGGCGTGCCTTCACCACCCGGCGGTGCGTGCTGCCCGCCGACGGCTACTACGAGTGGGTCACCGGCGTCCAGGAGCGCGACCTCGAGGTGGAGGGGAAGAAGAAGCGGCCCCGCAAGCAGCCCTACTTCGTGCTCCCGGCCGACGGCTCGGTCTTCGCGATGGCCGGGCTCTACGAGTTCTGGCGGGACCGGACCCTGCCCGACGACCATCCGCAGGCCTGGTGGGCGACCTGCTCGGTGATCACCACCGAGGCCGAGACCTCCCCGCTCGCCGTGGCTCCCGCCGAGGGCCCGCACGCCCTCGCCGACATCCACCCCCGTATGCCGCTGATGCTCACCCCGGACCGCTGGGACGCCTGGCTCGACCCGGCGCGCACGGACGCCGACGACCTCCGCTGCCTCCTCGCACCGCCGCCGCCCGGACTGATGCGCGCCTACCCGGTGTCCACGGCCGTCAGCAACGTCCGCAACAACGGTCCGGAGCTGCTGAAGGAGCTGGAGGGGCCCGAGGAGGGCACACTCTTCTGA
- a CDS encoding M50 family metallopeptidase: MESTAALALPDLWDRLVGTQSEPDLWVVIATAVAALAVVVPHTLWRISRNAITIAHEGGHGLVALLTGRQLTGIRLHSDTSGLTLSRGKPHGLGMILTAAAGYTAPPLLGLGGAALLGAGRITLLLWVATALLLVMLVMIRNAYGALTVVLTGGTFLLVSWLAGPQVQAAFAYAVVWFLLLGGVRPAFELQAKRSRGGAGDSDADQLSRLTHVPAGLWLFLFHAVSLCALLGGGRWLLAL, from the coding sequence ATGGAGAGCACCGCCGCCCTCGCGCTGCCCGATCTGTGGGACCGGCTCGTCGGCACCCAGTCCGAGCCCGACCTGTGGGTGGTGATCGCCACGGCGGTCGCGGCCCTCGCGGTCGTCGTGCCGCACACCCTGTGGCGCATATCCCGCAACGCGATCACCATCGCCCACGAGGGCGGTCACGGTCTGGTCGCCCTGCTGACCGGCCGGCAGCTGACCGGGATCCGGCTGCACTCGGACACCAGCGGTCTGACCCTGAGCCGCGGCAAGCCGCACGGGCTCGGCATGATCCTCACCGCGGCCGCCGGCTACACCGCTCCCCCGCTGCTCGGCCTGGGCGGCGCCGCCCTCCTCGGGGCCGGCCGCATCACCCTGCTGCTCTGGGTGGCGACGGCGCTGCTGCTCGTGATGCTGGTGATGATCCGCAACGCCTACGGCGCGCTCACCGTGGTCCTGACCGGCGGCACCTTCCTGCTGGTGTCCTGGCTGGCCGGACCGCAGGTGCAGGCGGCCTTCGCCTACGCCGTGGTGTGGTTCCTGCTGCTGGGCGGCGTACGGCCCGCCTTCGAACTCCAGGCGAAGCGCTCACGCGGCGGCGCGGGCGACTCCGACGCGGACCAGCTGTCCCGGCTGACCCACGTACCGGCGGGCCTGTGGCTGTTCCTCTTCCACGCCGTGAGCCTGTGCGCGCTGCTGGGCGGCGGCAGGTGGCTGCTGGCCCTGTGA
- the aroA gene encoding 3-phosphoshikimate 1-carboxyvinyltransferase, producing the protein MAPNPAHTALWPAPHASEAVAATVHVPGSKSVTNRALVLAALASEPGWLRRPLRSRDTLLMAGALRAMGVGIEETVSSSSAGAGGPDAGGEAWRVLPAGLRGPATVDVGNAGTVMRFLPPVAALADGPVRFDGDPRAYERPLNGVIDALRVLGARIDDDDRGALPLTVHGSGALDGGTVEIDASSSSQFVSALLLSAPRFNQGVEVRHTGSSLPSLPHIRMTVDMLRAVGAQVDTPEAGGEPNVWRVTPGALLGRDLTIEPDLSNAQPFLAAALVTGGRVMIPDWPAHTTQPGDRLREIFTEMGGSCELTDHGLVLTGSGSIHGIDVDLGDVGELTPGIAAVAALADSPSTLRGVSHLRLHETDRLAALTKEINELGGDVTETADGLHIRPRRLHGGIFHTYDDHRMATAGAVIGLAVEGVQIENVATTAKTLPDFPDLWTGMLGV; encoded by the coding sequence ATGGCCCCGAACCCCGCACACACCGCCCTCTGGCCCGCCCCGCACGCGAGCGAGGCCGTCGCCGCGACGGTCCACGTACCGGGGTCGAAGTCCGTCACCAACCGCGCCCTCGTCCTCGCCGCCCTCGCGTCCGAGCCCGGCTGGCTGCGCCGCCCCCTGCGCTCCCGCGACACCCTGCTGATGGCGGGCGCCCTGCGCGCGATGGGCGTCGGCATCGAGGAGACGGTGTCGTCGAGCTCCGCCGGCGCCGGGGGCCCCGACGCCGGCGGCGAGGCCTGGCGGGTGCTGCCCGCGGGTCTGCGCGGACCGGCCACGGTCGACGTCGGCAACGCCGGCACGGTGATGCGCTTCCTGCCGCCGGTGGCCGCCCTCGCCGACGGTCCCGTCCGGTTCGACGGTGACCCGCGCGCCTACGAGCGTCCCCTGAACGGCGTCATCGACGCGCTGCGCGTCCTCGGCGCCCGTATCGACGACGACGACCGCGGAGCGCTGCCGCTGACCGTGCACGGCTCGGGCGCGCTGGACGGCGGCACGGTGGAGATCGACGCCTCGTCCTCGTCGCAGTTCGTCTCGGCGCTGCTGCTGTCCGCCCCCCGCTTCAACCAGGGGGTCGAGGTCCGCCACACGGGCTCCTCCCTGCCCTCCCTGCCGCACATCCGGATGACCGTCGACATGCTGCGCGCGGTGGGCGCGCAGGTGGACACCCCGGAGGCGGGCGGCGAGCCGAACGTCTGGCGCGTCACCCCGGGCGCCCTGCTGGGCCGGGACCTGACCATCGAGCCGGACCTGTCCAACGCCCAGCCGTTCCTGGCGGCGGCGCTGGTGACCGGCGGGCGCGTCATGATCCCGGACTGGCCGGCCCACACCACCCAGCCGGGTGACAGGCTGCGCGAGATCTTCACCGAGATGGGCGGTTCCTGCGAGCTGACCGACCACGGCCTGGTCCTCACCGGCTCGGGCTCGATCCACGGCATCGACGTCGACCTGGGCGACGTGGGCGAGCTGACCCCGGGCATCGCGGCCGTCGCCGCCCTCGCGGACTCGCCGTCCACCCTGCGGGGCGTGTCCCATCTGCGTCTGCACGAGACCGACCGGCTGGCCGCGCTGACCAAGGAGATCAACGAACTCGGCGGCGACGTGACGGAGACCGCGGACGGTCTGCACATCCGCCCGCGGCGGCTGCACGGCGGGATCTTCCACACCTACGACGACCACCGCATGGCGACGGCCGGCGCGGTCATCGGCCTCGCGGTGGAGGGCGTGCAGATCGAGAACGTGGCGACGACGGCGAAGACGCTGCCGGACTTCCCGGACCTGTGGACCGGGATGCTCGGGGTATAG
- the rsgA gene encoding ribosome small subunit-dependent GTPase A — translation MRRYGKHTDEDDIRSRPNRKGTRPRTHIRPKHEDAADGMVLTVDRGRLTCLVDDRVVLAMKARELGRKAAVVGDRVSLVGDLSGKKDTLARIVRIGERSSVLRRTADDDDPFERVVVANADQLAVVTALADPEPRPRLIDRCLVAAYDGGLTPLLVMTKSDLASPDKLLELYGNLDIPYVVTSREELENGGAADRVREFLVGRTTAFVGHSGVGKTTLVNALVPEERRRVTGQVNAVTGRGRHTTTSALALPLAGSDDWVIDTPGVRSFGLHHVDPSRVIHAFPDLEPGTEGCPRACSHDEPDCALDAWVAEGHADPARLYSLRRLLATRERTEGD, via the coding sequence ATGCGCCGCTACGGCAAGCACACCGACGAGGACGACATCCGCAGCCGTCCGAACCGCAAGGGCACCCGGCCCCGTACGCACATCAGGCCCAAGCACGAGGACGCCGCCGACGGCATGGTCCTCACCGTCGACCGGGGCCGGCTGACCTGTCTCGTCGACGACCGGGTCGTCCTCGCGATGAAGGCCCGCGAACTGGGCCGCAAGGCCGCGGTCGTCGGCGACCGGGTGTCCCTGGTCGGTGACCTGTCGGGCAAGAAGGACACCCTCGCCCGCATCGTCCGGATCGGGGAGCGCTCCTCGGTGCTGCGCCGCACCGCGGACGACGACGACCCGTTCGAGCGGGTGGTCGTCGCCAACGCCGACCAGCTCGCCGTCGTCACCGCGCTGGCCGACCCTGAGCCCCGCCCCCGTCTGATCGACCGCTGCCTGGTCGCGGCCTACGACGGCGGGCTGACCCCCCTGCTGGTGATGACGAAGTCGGACCTGGCCTCGCCCGACAAGCTCCTGGAGCTGTACGGCAACCTCGACATCCCCTACGTCGTCACCAGCCGCGAGGAGCTGGAGAACGGCGGTGCGGCGGACCGGGTGCGCGAGTTCCTGGTCGGGCGGACCACGGCGTTCGTCGGTCATTCCGGCGTAGGGAAGACGACTCTGGTCAACGCGCTGGTCCCGGAGGAACGACGGCGGGTGACAGGCCAGGTCAACGCGGTGACCGGCCGCGGCCGCCACACCACGACCTCGGCGCTCGCCCTGCCCCTGGCGGGCTCGGACGACTGGGTGATCGACACCCCGGGCGTGCGCTCCTTCGGCCTGCACCACGTCGACCCCTCGCGGGTGATCCACGCCTTCCCCGACCTGGAGCCGGGCACCGAGGGCTGTCCGCGCGCGTGCAGCCACGACGAGCCGGACTGCGCGCTGGACGCGTGGGTCGCCGAGGGCCACGCGGACCCGGCGCGGCTGTACTCCCTGCGGCGGCTGCTCGCCACCCGGGAACGCACCGAGGGCGACTGA
- a CDS encoding DMT family transporter: MAWLLVVVAGLLETGFAVCLKLSHGFTRLWPTIAFCAFALGSFGLLTLSLKKLDVGPAYAVWTGIGAAGTAIYGMVFLGDLVSTLKLVSISLVIIGVIGLQLSGSAH; the protein is encoded by the coding sequence ATGGCGTGGCTGCTGGTCGTCGTGGCCGGATTGCTCGAGACCGGTTTCGCCGTCTGCCTCAAGCTGTCGCACGGCTTCACCAGGCTCTGGCCCACCATCGCCTTCTGCGCCTTCGCCCTGGGGAGCTTCGGTCTGCTGACCCTCTCCCTGAAGAAGCTCGACGTGGGCCCCGCCTACGCGGTGTGGACGGGCATCGGTGCGGCGGGCACCGCGATCTACGGCATGGTCTTCCTCGGCGACCTGGTGTCGACCCTGAAGCTCGTCTCGATCAGCCTGGTGATCATAGGAGTCATCGGCCTTCAGCTCTCGGGCTCGGCCCACTGA
- a CDS encoding TetR/AcrR family transcriptional regulator has translation MMPAARESLLDAAFEALARRPWAAVRMVDVAAAAGVSRQTLYNEFGSKEGLARALVRREADAYLAGVERALAVHGDVRDRLTATAEWTASAARENALLRAVLTGFWSERLPAPTLSAVPSSSAVPAQRRADGPLPSPGDLVGAVRDRAVAVLSGPGAVRADAADLARSCELAVRLALSCVAAPPPGEDGVAELVRGALQRQPGDRPGR, from the coding sequence ATGATGCCTGCAGCGCGGGAATCCCTACTGGACGCCGCCTTCGAGGCGCTCGCCCGGCGGCCTTGGGCCGCGGTGCGCATGGTGGACGTCGCCGCGGCGGCCGGGGTGTCCCGGCAGACGCTGTACAACGAGTTCGGCAGCAAGGAGGGCCTGGCGCGGGCCCTCGTCAGACGCGAGGCCGACGCCTACCTCGCCGGGGTCGAACGGGCGCTCGCCGTGCACGGCGACGTCCGGGACAGGCTCACCGCCACCGCCGAGTGGACCGCCTCCGCCGCCCGGGAGAACGCCCTGCTCAGGGCCGTCCTCACCGGTTTCTGGAGCGAGCGGCTGCCCGCGCCGACGCTCTCCGCCGTGCCGTCCTCCTCCGCCGTGCCGGCCCAGCGGCGGGCGGACGGGCCGCTGCCCTCGCCGGGCGACCTGGTCGGCGCCGTCCGTGACCGGGCCGTGGCGGTGCTCTCCGGACCCGGTGCCGTACGGGCCGACGCCGCCGACCTGGCCCGCTCCTGCGAGCTGGCCGTGCGGCTCGCGCTGTCCTGCGTGGCGGCCCCGCCGCCGGGTGAGGACGGCGTCGCCGAGCTGGTGCGGGGCGCCCTGCAACGGCAGCCGGGCGACCGGCCCGGTCGGTGA
- the hisN gene encoding histidinol-phosphatase, with amino-acid sequence MPDYHDDLRLAHVLADAADAVTMDRFKALDLKVETKPDMTPVSEADKAAEELIRGQLQRARPRDAILGEEYGVQGTGPRRWVIDPIDGTKNYVRGVPVWATLISLMEAGEGGFQPVVGVVSAPALGRRWWAAKGHGAFTGRSLTSASRLRVSRVSELSDASFAYSSLTGWEERGHLDGFLDLTREVWRTRAYGDFWPYMMVAEGSVDLCAEPELSLWDMAATAIVVTEAGGTFTGLDGRPGPHSGNAAASNGLLHEELLGYLNERH; translated from the coding sequence ATGCCGGACTACCACGACGACCTCCGACTCGCGCACGTCCTCGCGGACGCCGCCGACGCCGTGACCATGGACCGTTTCAAGGCCCTCGACCTCAAGGTCGAGACCAAACCGGACATGACACCGGTGAGCGAGGCCGACAAGGCCGCCGAGGAACTGATCCGCGGCCAGCTCCAGCGGGCCCGTCCGCGGGACGCGATCCTGGGCGAGGAGTACGGCGTCCAGGGCACCGGCCCGCGCCGCTGGGTGATCGACCCGATCGACGGCACGAAGAACTACGTGCGGGGCGTCCCGGTCTGGGCCACCCTGATCTCGCTGATGGAGGCGGGCGAGGGGGGCTTCCAGCCGGTGGTGGGTGTCGTCTCCGCCCCGGCGCTCGGCCGTCGCTGGTGGGCCGCGAAGGGCCACGGCGCCTTCACCGGCCGCAGCCTGACCTCCGCGAGCCGGCTGCGCGTCTCGCGCGTCTCGGAGCTCTCGGACGCCTCCTTCGCGTACTCCTCGCTGACCGGCTGGGAGGAGCGCGGACACCTGGACGGCTTCCTCGACCTCACCCGCGAGGTCTGGCGCACGCGCGCGTACGGCGACTTCTGGCCGTACATGATGGTCGCCGAGGGCTCGGTCGACCTGTGCGCCGAACCGGAGCTCTCCCTCTGGGACATGGCCGCCACGGCGATCGTGGTGACGGAGGCCGGCGGCACGTTCACGGGCCTCGACGGGCGGCCCGGCCCGCACAGCGGCAACGCCGCCGCGTCGAACGGGCTGTTGCACGAGGAACTGCTGGGTTACCTGAACGAGCGGCACTGA
- a CDS encoding cyclic nucleotide-binding/CBS domain-containing protein → MLVRDAMSTVVLTIGPAHTLRQAAALMAARRVGAAVVWDPDAGGIGILTERDILISVGLGQDPDTERTHAHTTNDVVFATPAWTLEEAARAMAHGGFRHLVVLDRDEPAGIVSVRDIIRCWVPARRQVPA, encoded by the coding sequence ATGCTCGTCCGCGACGCCATGAGCACGGTGGTCCTCACCATCGGCCCCGCCCACACACTCCGTCAGGCCGCCGCCCTGATGGCCGCCCGCCGCGTCGGCGCGGCCGTCGTCTGGGACCCGGACGCCGGCGGCATCGGCATCCTCACCGAGCGGGACATCCTCATCTCGGTGGGCCTGGGACAGGACCCGGACACCGAACGCACCCACGCCCACACCACCAACGACGTCGTCTTCGCCACCCCGGCCTGGACCCTGGAGGAGGCAGCTCGGGCCATGGCCCACGGCGGCTTCCGGCACCTGGTCGTCCTCGACCGCGACGAGCCGGCCGGCATCGTCTCGGTCCGCGACATCATCCGCTGCTGGGTACCGGCCCGCCGGCAGGTACCGGCCTGA
- a CDS encoding Fur family transcriptional regulator has translation MSDLLERLRGRGWRMTAQRRVVAEVLDGEHVHLTADEVHARAVVRLPEISRATVYNTLGELVSLGEVLEVATDRRAKRYDPNAHRPHHHLVCARCGAIKDVHPGGDPLADLPDSERFGFAVSDVEVTYRGICPSCAAA, from the coding sequence ATGAGCGACCTTCTGGAGCGACTGCGCGGACGCGGCTGGCGCATGACCGCGCAGCGGCGCGTCGTGGCCGAGGTGCTCGACGGCGAGCACGTCCACCTGACCGCCGACGAGGTGCACGCCAGGGCCGTCGTCCGGCTGCCCGAGATCTCCCGGGCGACCGTCTACAACACGCTCGGCGAACTGGTCTCCCTCGGCGAGGTCCTCGAGGTCGCCACCGACCGGCGGGCCAAGCGGTACGACCCGAACGCGCACCGCCCGCACCACCACCTGGTGTGCGCGCGCTGCGGCGCGATCAAGGACGTCCACCCCGGCGGCGATCCGCTGGCCGACCTCCCCGACTCGGAACGCTTCGGCTTCGCGGTCTCGGACGTCGAGGTGACGTACCGCGGGATCTGCCCGAGCTGCGCGGCCGCCTGA
- a CDS encoding ABC transporter ATP-binding protein: protein MGVPHPKLSAHDLTRTFGRGPGAVDALGPVELSIPTGEFACVVGPSGCGKSTLLRIAAGLLRPSTGTLEIRTASPRPAAMIFQDYGIYDWKTVRANVRFGLDVQRVPRRTADARVDDWLARTGLGDFADAYPATLSGGMRQRVAIARALAVEPEVLLMDEPFAALDAQLRTILQDELLELTQATRTTTLFITHSLEEAIVLGDRVLVMSARPGRIIAEHRPPFPRPRTGDIRATPQFTALRGELWDLLRREAVPT, encoded by the coding sequence GTGGGAGTTCCGCATCCGAAACTCAGCGCACACGACCTGACCCGGACCTTCGGCCGGGGCCCCGGCGCCGTCGACGCCCTCGGCCCCGTCGAACTGAGCATCCCGACCGGCGAGTTCGCCTGTGTCGTCGGCCCTTCGGGCTGCGGCAAGTCCACCCTGCTGCGCATCGCGGCGGGCCTGCTGCGCCCCAGCACGGGAACCCTCGAGATCCGCACCGCAAGCCCCCGCCCGGCCGCCATGATCTTCCAGGACTACGGCATCTACGACTGGAAGACGGTCCGCGCCAACGTCCGCTTCGGCCTGGACGTCCAGCGCGTCCCGCGCCGCACGGCGGACGCCCGCGTCGACGACTGGCTCGCCCGCACGGGCCTCGGGGACTTCGCCGACGCCTACCCGGCGACCCTCTCGGGCGGCATGCGCCAGCGCGTGGCCATCGCCCGCGCGCTGGCCGTCGAACCCGAGGTGCTGCTCATGGACGAGCCCTTCGCGGCCCTCGACGCGCAGCTGCGCACGATCCTCCAGGACGAGCTCCTGGAACTCACCCAGGCCACCCGCACGACCACCCTGTTCATCACGCACAGCCTGGAAGAGGCGATCGTCCTCGGTGACCGGGTCCTCGTGATGTCCGCCCGGCCCGGCAGGATCATCGCCGAGCACCGGCCGCCCTTCCCCCGTCCGCGCACGGGGGACATCCGCGCGACGCCCCAGTTCACGGCCCTGCGGGGCGAGCTGTGGGACCTGCTGCGAAGGGAGGCGGTGCCGACATGA
- a CDS encoding ABC transporter permease, translated as MSVPLERPATGPDHGRPDHHGPDHHGPVLVRRPGPQELRPGRTHRRRRALELSLAVAVPLLLVLLWQLAAVRGWIDDRVYPAPSTVLADGWDRAAAGELWPDVRATLKRVLGGYALGTAAGYALGLLMGSLALVRAALEPLLDALYVVPKLALLPVFLNMFGLGEGPQVALVATTVFFFVWISTMAAVLAVPSGHRDAGRVFGASPWQMFRHVLLPASLPAVLVGARIAAGVAVLVIVASEQIAAGNGLGHLIFDSRALFRNDVMFVGIVCVAVIGVVFSELVRIVGRLLTPWAPRDRGRGQS; from the coding sequence ATGAGCGTCCCGCTCGAACGCCCGGCCACCGGCCCGGATCACGGCCGGCCGGATCACCACGGGCCGGATCACCACGGGCCGGTGCTGGTCCGCCGGCCCGGTCCGCAGGAGCTGCGCCCCGGCCGCACGCACCGCCGCCGCCGGGCCCTGGAGCTGTCCCTGGCGGTCGCGGTCCCGCTGCTGCTGGTCCTGCTGTGGCAGCTGGCGGCGGTCCGCGGCTGGATCGACGACCGCGTCTACCCGGCCCCGTCCACGGTCCTCGCCGACGGCTGGGACCGCGCGGCGGCCGGCGAGCTGTGGCCGGACGTGCGGGCCACACTGAAGCGCGTCCTGGGCGGCTACGCGCTCGGGACCGCGGCGGGCTACGCGCTGGGCCTGCTGATGGGATCCCTGGCGCTGGTCCGGGCGGCCCTGGAGCCTCTCCTGGACGCCCTGTACGTGGTCCCGAAACTGGCCCTGCTGCCGGTCTTCCTGAACATGTTCGGCCTGGGCGAGGGCCCGCAGGTGGCGCTGGTCGCGACGACGGTCTTCTTCTTCGTGTGGATCTCGACGATGGCGGCGGTGCTCGCCGTCCCCTCCGGCCACCGCGACGCGGGGCGCGTCTTCGGCGCCTCCCCGTGGCAGATGTTCCGCCACGTCCTGCTCCCGGCCTCGCTGCCCGCCGTCCTCGTCGGCGCGCGGATCGCCGCGGGTGTGGCGGTCCTCGTCATCGTCGCCTCGGAGCAGATCGCCGCGGGGAACGGCCTGGGGCACCTGATCTTCGACTCGCGCGCGCTGTTCCGCAACGACGTGATGTTCGTGGGGATCGTCTGTGTGGCGGTGATCGGAGTGGTCTTCTCCGAGCTGGTGCGCATCGTGGGACGGCTGCTCACGCCGTGGGCGCCGCGGGACCGGGGCCGGGGGCAGTCATGA